One Bacteroidota bacterium DNA segment encodes these proteins:
- a CDS encoding T9SS type A sorting domain-containing protein, with protein sequence MKKQLQKKITAFIVTAMMFCASANAQIVYTDVIPDVVRGCNYPSPCGADFLIDLNNDGINDFTFAPRAHGFSCGNCSPNPVAVLGTRDSALIISTAQSWIADTVGGFGLNKSMDSSLAWTNAVHNLAQNGEGCMACTNGHGSHKVTQGITGNWQNVSGKFMGLKIKVGSDFYYGWIKLGVSIASYSVSITIMEYAYNSIPNQPILAGQTTVTGITENSFASSINIFPNPANNYLTIALGNNTKKVDVTIADITGKIIYTNIATDTQKVEVNTKDFAEGIYVVQIQIADFKATKKLIVAK encoded by the coding sequence ATGAAAAAACAACTACAAAAAAAGATTACTGCTTTCATCGTTACAGCAATGATGTTTTGTGCAAGTGCAAATGCACAGATAGTTTACACGGATGTGATTCCAGATGTTGTGCGTGGTTGCAACTATCCCAGTCCTTGCGGAGCCGATTTTTTAATTGACTTGAATAATGATGGGATTAATGATTTTACCTTCGCGCCAAGAGCGCATGGCTTTTCTTGCGGAAATTGTTCCCCAAACCCGGTTGCAGTCCTTGGTACCCGAGATTCAGCATTAATTATTTCAACTGCGCAAAGTTGGATTGCAGACACGGTTGGCGGATTTGGCTTAAATAAGTCAATGGATTCATCCTTGGCGTGGACAAATGCAGTGCATAATTTGGCTCAAAATGGTGAGGGTTGCATGGCCTGCACAAATGGCCATGGAAGTCATAAGGTCACACAAGGCATAACCGGAAACTGGCAAAATGTTTCAGGAAAATTCATGGGTCTAAAAATAAAAGTGGGGTCTGATTTTTATTATGGCTGGATTAAACTTGGGGTATCCATAGCCAGTTATTCAGTTTCCATTACGATTATGGAATATGCCTACAATTCTATCCCCAACCAACCCATTCTTGCAGGACAAACAACAGTCACAGGAATAACTGAAAATTCTTTTGCTTCTTCAATAAATATTTTTCCCAATCCTGCCAACAACTATCTCACCATTGCTTTGGGTAACAATACCAAAAAAGTCGACGTAACTATTGCTGACATTACCGGAAAAATAATTTACACTAACATAGCAACAGATACACAAAAGGTAGAAGTGAACACAAAAGATTTTGCTGAAGGAATTTATGTTGTACAAATTCAAATAGCAGATTTTAAAGCAACGAAAAAACTTATCGTTGCAAAATAA
- a CDS encoding T9SS type A sorting domain-containing protein translates to MKKYLLLILMMLFSVASFSQSSSFYTLDFEDTAALHHLRIDTVSNLNNIWQVGAPQKPIFTNAYSNPNVIVTDTINPYPINDTSSFTIVNVAGDGFTYPHTASLIGEYSVNSDTLTDFGTIEFSPDNGTSWYDIINDTFITNHINLQQHWISLTGNSNGWQQFYVNLAPLGPLFNIQLGDTVLWRFTFISDSIQTNKDGLMFDNLYFEDYVEGIPEIQNDNLISISPNPTSNELRIYKSNVSDSQKVQVLNYRGQVLYDNSNFIGDMIDIRQLPNGIYLLKYAATKYFSVKKFVVQH, encoded by the coding sequence ATGAAAAAATATCTACTACTAATTCTGATGATGTTGTTTTCAGTGGCATCCTTTTCTCAATCATCCTCCTTTTATACACTTGATTTTGAAGATACGGCTGCACTACATCATCTGAGAATTGATACTGTTTCTAATCTCAATAACATTTGGCAGGTTGGTGCTCCTCAAAAACCAATTTTCACAAATGCTTACTCAAATCCGAATGTTATTGTAACAGATACCATCAATCCATATCCAATAAACGACACTTCATCTTTTACAATTGTAAACGTTGCAGGTGACGGCTTTACATATCCTCATACAGCTTCTTTGATTGGAGAATACTCTGTTAACTCTGATACTTTGACTGACTTTGGCACGATAGAATTTTCACCAGACAATGGAACATCCTGGTATGATATTATCAATGATACATTTATTACGAATCATATCAATTTACAGCAGCATTGGATTTCATTGACAGGTAATTCAAATGGATGGCAGCAATTTTATGTAAACCTTGCTCCATTAGGACCCTTATTCAATATTCAGCTTGGCGACACAGTTCTATGGCGATTCACATTTATCAGCGACAGTATTCAAACAAATAAGGACGGGTTAATGTTTGACAATTTATATTTTGAGGATTACGTTGAAGGCATACCGGAAATACAAAATGACAACTTGATTTCAATTTCTCCAAATCCGACATCGAATGAATTAAGAATTTACAAATCAAATGTCAGCGACAGTCAGAAAGTTCAAGTTTTGAATTACAGAGGCCAAGTTCTTTACGACAACTCAAACTTTATTGGAGATATGATAGACATACGTCAATTGCCAAATGGAATTTATCTGTTGAAATATGCTGCCACGAAATATTTTTCTGTCAAAAAGTTTGTAGTACAACATTGA